One Pseudobacteriovorax antillogorgiicola genomic region harbors:
- a CDS encoding response regulator has product MKNILIVDDSPEVIELLEDDLSSVSDVLIEKASHGKEAMDLIESKTFDLVITDYKMPEMDGFEFLQCLRKNHAGVSVIMLSGFTSAIPNMVKCDQNAVVLSKPYEPEDLLFAVENLLNMAVDSFNVLVVDPSPTVQFVLKQSLGTKDYHVTQCSTGEGAIKELSKDLKFDVIFVDNDLKDIPISDFVKQVKNMNASIKMVLMAKRQRPPAVQTVEGIHASLPKPFQQEDVTKILMNVLPSVKLKAS; this is encoded by the coding sequence ATGAAGAATATATTAATCGTTGATGACTCCCCTGAAGTGATTGAGCTGCTGGAAGATGATCTATCCTCTGTATCTGATGTACTCATAGAGAAAGCCAGCCATGGTAAAGAAGCGATGGATTTGATTGAAAGCAAAACATTTGACTTGGTCATTACTGATTACAAGATGCCTGAAATGGATGGATTTGAATTTTTGCAATGTCTACGGAAGAATCATGCAGGAGTTTCGGTTATCATGCTTTCAGGGTTTACCTCTGCGATTCCTAACATGGTCAAGTGTGATCAGAATGCTGTTGTTCTGAGCAAGCCATACGAACCAGAAGACCTTCTTTTTGCAGTCGAAAACTTACTCAACATGGCAGTTGACTCCTTTAACGTACTCGTTGTCGATCCCAGCCCTACGGTGCAGTTTGTCCTGAAACAGTCCTTAGGCACCAAAGACTATCATGTTACCCAGTGCTCGACAGGTGAAGGTGCCATAAAAGAGCTTTCGAAAGATCTGAAATTTGATGTCATTTTCGTGGACAACGATCTAAAGGATATACCAATATCAGACTTCGTAAAACAAGTGAAAAATATGAATGCATCGATCAAAATGGTCTTGATGGCAAAGCGTCAACGACCACCAGCCGTGCAAACTGTCGAGGGCATTCATGCTTCTCTACCCAAACCATTTCAACAAGAAGATGTGACCAAGATCTTAATGAACGTGCTTCCAAGTGTGAAACTCAAGGCATCCTAG
- a CDS encoding helix-turn-helix domain-containing protein, with protein MSISIDLEDSMNPCAKSIRINSNSLLAIVVKKNIKLTWLAHVTLVDRKTISRWLSGDIKRVRRENFFKLVDALECEPEELVHETMTNYASKDEQINAAREVLNLVKDIKDSKSVEKILKGMILPTLPNEILVALYKALSQIYELEGRDREARRYKRYASSLDIINDDKTKAFSIAN; from the coding sequence ATGAGCATATCAATTGACTTGGAAGATTCTATGAACCCTTGCGCAAAAAGCATTCGTATCAATAGTAATAGCCTTCTCGCGATTGTTGTTAAGAAAAATATCAAGTTGACCTGGCTAGCCCACGTAACACTTGTCGACCGCAAAACAATTTCACGTTGGCTTAGTGGTGATATCAAGCGAGTCCGAAGAGAAAACTTTTTTAAGTTGGTCGATGCGTTAGAATGTGAACCTGAAGAACTCGTTCATGAAACCATGACGAACTATGCTAGCAAAGATGAGCAAATCAATGCAGCAAGGGAAGTACTGAATTTGGTGAAGGATATCAAAGATAGCAAATCGGTAGAGAAGATCCTTAAAGGAATGATTCTACCAACTCTACCAAACGAGATATTAGTAGCATTATACAAAGCTCTTTCACAGATCTACGAACTAGAAGGTCGTGATCGTGAGGCTCGTCGCTATAAAAGATATGCGAGTAGCTTAGATATAATAAATGATGATAAGACTAAGGCCTTTTCAATAGCAAACTAA
- a CDS encoding DUF4360 domain-containing protein, whose amino-acid sequence MKIETCLLVLASSALISATASFATPSPELESYTILGNACNRESVEIVSFGNQLVVKPDEFEVKLNSNNFQTANCNIAATFSVDPSYSYALDEVSYFGLAQGKNAFVNFNREYFWAGSRSDQRNDLYFFDSKSNRQLQSSDADHNFDFGRAFQITDYVASDLGDSRGWSPCGAQKVIFRVSTLLTAGPMPSSGSGTASASILGATSEGPISATFKARPCQ is encoded by the coding sequence ATGAAGATTGAAACATGTCTTTTAGTGCTTGCTTCCTCGGCTCTTATCAGTGCTACAGCATCTTTTGCAACGCCATCACCTGAACTAGAGAGCTACACGATCCTCGGCAATGCATGCAACAGGGAGAGTGTTGAAATTGTCTCATTTGGTAACCAGTTGGTTGTGAAACCAGATGAGTTTGAAGTCAAGCTCAATAGCAACAACTTTCAAACTGCAAACTGTAACATCGCAGCAACGTTTAGTGTAGATCCGAGCTACAGCTATGCACTTGACGAGGTGAGTTATTTCGGATTGGCGCAGGGAAAAAACGCTTTTGTTAACTTTAATCGGGAGTATTTTTGGGCTGGCTCTCGAAGTGATCAGAGAAACGACCTATATTTCTTTGATAGCAAGAGCAATCGGCAGCTTCAGAGTAGCGATGCAGATCATAACTTCGATTTTGGCAGAGCTTTTCAAATCACAGACTATGTAGCTAGTGATCTGGGAGATTCCAGAGGTTGGAGTCCATGTGGTGCTCAGAAGGTAATATTTCGCGTGAGTACTCTTCTAACAGCTGGACCAATGCCTTCTTCAGGCAGTGGAACAGCTAGTGCGAGTATTTTGGGCGCCACTAGTGAAGGTCCCATTTCAGCAACTTTTAAAGCCAGACCTTGCCAATAA
- a CDS encoding DUF4360 domain-containing protein, which yields MWSISFSLVIAFSCILSFGQFDFAKASERSFELKVQDVKIKGKDCTNEYNSTLISEDGQVFSVLFTGFKVANRDAGTRVMKKCRLRYEILAPAQWSFGIVSAEFRGFSIVRGDAYARHRATYEIFDKGSREDSEREELFNVRIDEGVGNYARFHDIPLDEVTWSSCNSVSKILMIQSSISARVQDFGEASISVNSIDGFIANSFGLVWKPCL from the coding sequence GTGTGGTCCATTTCATTCTCACTAGTAATTGCCTTTTCTTGTATCCTGAGCTTTGGTCAGTTTGATTTCGCTAAAGCTTCAGAAAGATCATTTGAGTTAAAGGTTCAAGATGTAAAGATCAAGGGGAAAGACTGTACTAACGAGTACAATAGTACTCTGATAAGTGAAGATGGACAGGTGTTTTCAGTCCTCTTTACTGGGTTCAAAGTTGCGAATCGTGATGCTGGCACCCGCGTGATGAAAAAGTGTCGCTTACGATACGAGATCCTAGCACCGGCCCAATGGTCTTTTGGGATCGTGTCGGCAGAATTTCGTGGTTTCAGCATTGTGCGCGGGGACGCCTATGCTCGTCATCGAGCGACCTACGAAATCTTTGATAAAGGGAGCCGTGAGGATTCAGAGCGAGAAGAGCTATTCAACGTTCGTATAGATGAAGGTGTCGGTAACTATGCTCGATTTCACGATATTCCTCTAGATGAAGTTACATGGTCATCCTGTAATAGCGTGTCAAAAATCTTAATGATTCAAAGCTCCATTAGTGCAAGAGTTCAAGACTTTGGAGAGGCCTCAATAAGCGTGAATTCAATCGATGGATTCATCGCAAACTCATTTGGTTTAGTTTGGAAGCCATGTTTGTAA
- a CDS encoding metallophosphoesterase family protein has protein sequence MRIYQTMGFLIGTLTLSSALLADQCLERDLRFSKDRTFKIMQITDTQDDHCIDSRTVELISKAITTEKPNLVVFTGDIIASGDITPEDVRVAINNVIHPVEQARVPFLVAFGNHDEDSSGLTGIYEPQQLQIYRSYSCNRNQTDDGNSVTGTGETVSLIKSSDSDKPAFAVWTLDSGRYAPSSFAGQSINQESVKYDNKWDWIRSDQVQWYVSESKKIEKSAGRKIPGLMYFHIPLPEHEYMWDIDAGWVYPDGYPTHPGKQRDKHSLVGERNECVCTGPFNSGLFSAMVDRGDVKGVFVGHDHINSYHGNYFGILLGYGASAGFGTYGFSAADRHRLRGVRIFEISEDRPHKINTRMVLASDLGVNTHDSNQYNNFPKEYCEKRLREIKLSPTNSQEFEIKQGRAVGPIVR, from the coding sequence ATGCGAATCTATCAAACCATGGGATTCCTCATCGGCACGTTAACCCTTTCATCAGCTTTGCTTGCCGACCAATGCCTGGAGCGAGACTTGAGATTTAGCAAGGATCGTACCTTCAAGATAATGCAAATCACAGACACCCAGGATGACCACTGTATTGACAGCCGGACCGTGGAATTAATAAGTAAGGCCATTACTACTGAGAAGCCCAACTTAGTAGTTTTTACCGGTGATATCATAGCCTCTGGTGATATAACTCCAGAGGATGTGCGAGTTGCAATTAACAATGTCATTCACCCTGTGGAACAGGCCCGAGTTCCGTTCCTAGTCGCTTTCGGCAACCACGATGAGGATAGCTCCGGTCTAACGGGTATCTATGAGCCTCAACAATTACAGATCTATCGCAGCTACTCTTGCAATCGAAATCAGACAGATGATGGCAACTCTGTGACAGGCACTGGTGAAACTGTGAGCTTGATCAAGTCGTCTGATAGCGACAAACCAGCGTTTGCAGTCTGGACTTTGGATTCGGGTCGATACGCTCCTTCATCCTTCGCAGGTCAAAGTATCAATCAAGAGTCTGTGAAGTATGACAACAAGTGGGATTGGATTCGCTCCGATCAAGTTCAATGGTATGTTTCAGAATCTAAGAAAATTGAAAAATCCGCTGGTCGAAAAATTCCTGGCCTTATGTACTTTCATATCCCCTTACCGGAGCACGAGTACATGTGGGATATCGATGCAGGCTGGGTCTATCCTGATGGCTACCCCACTCACCCAGGGAAGCAACGAGACAAGCACAGTTTAGTTGGCGAACGAAACGAATGTGTTTGTACTGGCCCCTTCAATAGCGGACTTTTTAGTGCCATGGTAGATCGAGGTGATGTGAAAGGTGTATTCGTTGGGCATGACCATATCAATAGCTATCATGGCAACTACTTTGGAATTCTTTTAGGTTATGGTGCAAGTGCTGGATTTGGCACCTATGGATTTTCTGCTGCCGACAGGCATCGGCTAAGGGGTGTTCGTATCTTTGAAATTTCGGAAGATCGGCCTCATAAGATCAACACCAGAATGGTCTTAGCGTCAGACCTAGGAGTCAACACGCATGATTCAAATCAGTACAATAATTTCCCGAAAGAATACTGTGAAAAAAGACTTCGTGAAATCAAACTATCACCAACAAATTCGCAGGAATTTGAGATCAAGCAAGGCCGTGCCGTTGGACCCATAGTACGTTAG
- a CDS encoding type IV pilus twitching motility protein PilT: protein MADSSGSLKQLVKLAIQLKASDIHLDSGRPSAFRINNKIEFHGSVIKAAVLKNSLLDLLGNERWAYLVQNKSIDCSENISGVRCRINIFFTYRGVGASIRILSSHVPSLASLNLHPVFKTISDFDRGLVLVCGPTGSGKSTTIAALINQINHSKQMNVITIENPIEYIFQPNLSLIRQREIGISVKDFPSGVRDALREDPDMMLVGEIRDEETARATLNAAETGHLVFTTIHSASVVEAISRLSATFTEDFQSFAFAQLADCLKAVVCQRLVVHPKFKIRVPVCEVLIPNSATRSLLLAGNLKSLPDHLMTNRDGGCLTFDWYQQWLDGLASLEPLPKTVRNEPVNEVESPDRETWSLATKDLKREHVEPKSNEGYEIDGDADDLNSIIADLEGN from the coding sequence ATGGCTGATAGCTCTGGGAGTCTCAAGCAACTAGTGAAATTGGCAATACAGCTGAAGGCCAGCGATATTCATCTGGATTCTGGTCGACCATCGGCATTTCGAATTAATAATAAAATTGAATTTCATGGTTCTGTCATTAAAGCTGCAGTACTAAAGAATTCACTCCTTGACTTGTTGGGTAACGAAAGATGGGCTTACTTGGTTCAGAATAAGTCGATTGATTGTTCGGAGAATATTTCAGGAGTTCGATGTCGTATTAATATTTTTTTCACGTATCGAGGGGTGGGAGCTTCCATAAGGATTCTGTCTAGTCATGTACCTAGTTTAGCTTCATTAAACCTTCATCCAGTTTTTAAGACGATCTCTGATTTTGATCGAGGTTTAGTTTTAGTTTGTGGGCCGACTGGGTCGGGAAAATCTACCACTATCGCGGCACTAATTAATCAAATCAACCATAGCAAGCAGATGAATGTTATCACCATTGAGAATCCTATCGAGTATATCTTTCAACCTAATCTCTCGCTGATTCGTCAGCGAGAGATCGGAATCAGTGTGAAAGACTTTCCAAGTGGCGTTCGTGATGCGCTACGGGAAGACCCTGATATGATGCTTGTTGGCGAGATTCGTGATGAAGAAACAGCAAGGGCGACGCTCAATGCTGCCGAAACGGGACATCTTGTCTTTACTACGATTCACTCAGCATCTGTCGTAGAGGCAATTTCGCGGCTTTCGGCAACATTTACTGAGGATTTTCAAAGTTTTGCCTTCGCTCAACTGGCCGATTGCTTGAAAGCAGTTGTTTGCCAGAGGCTTGTTGTGCACCCCAAATTTAAAATTCGAGTTCCTGTTTGCGAGGTCTTGATTCCAAACTCGGCGACTAGGTCATTGTTGCTAGCAGGAAACCTGAAGTCGCTCCCCGACCACCTGATGACGAATCGTGATGGCGGGTGCTTAACCTTCGATTGGTATCAACAATGGCTAGACGGCTTAGCAAGTCTAGAACCTCTGCCTAAAACTGTAAGGAATGAACCAGTAAACGAGGTAGAAAGTCCAGATCGGGAGACTTGGAGTTTAGCAACCAAGGATCTAAAGCGTGAACATGTGGAACCTAAATCAAACGAGGGATATGAAATTGATGGTGACGCTGACGACCTTAACTCGATTATCGCTGATTTAGAAGGTAACTAA
- a CDS encoding AAA family ATPase, producing MSNDWDDALLTLFGPKALSKLDLHSTSSSVRDQSASVPLDKAEILKTIEAPEVLGQDQALASARSLLNHLKIQSKRSGEQGEDVRVALLGQDGTGKSTLAKWLSQHLMPMLSYSKFTVLTHFDIRQLDTKSIKQSLATWNQHIVIIEDIHELLDHELDRDKLRYILNASSGQPISILMTSNSPSLDVLKQKLSLTKSHWHEILLENFSAKTIAEILDRLLSDHKLLSEPEAKTTLVDEVIARSKHKGFANFHDIHRTLDRVLFQQSQRLSKKDLNLLEDEEIHEIIYSDVTMDPNDEGRYEDLVQKSEEQREGPFDALYRLIGLESVKNELLKLSQYMKISLLRKKGGKKPSLHMVFTGFPGTGKTTVARLVGAILSDIGYLRTGHLVEVERAQLVGEYIGQTAVKTKKKVEEALGGILFVDEAYTLYRGDGKDSYGQEAIDTILKNMEDHRGDLVVILAGYPTEMATFLSSNPGLPSRFPLHINFPNYSRRELSQIAELLAKNEGFVLAPDATNKLLDIVDLNRGKEEFGNARDVRNLLEKSYRNHASRLSTLGDISKLNHETLNTIESEDIH from the coding sequence ATGTCAAACGATTGGGACGATGCACTCCTGACGCTTTTTGGTCCCAAAGCGCTTTCAAAACTTGATCTCCATTCGACTTCATCGTCAGTTAGGGATCAATCAGCGAGCGTTCCACTCGATAAAGCGGAAATTCTCAAAACGATTGAAGCCCCTGAGGTTTTAGGCCAGGATCAAGCCCTAGCCTCGGCAAGATCCCTTCTAAACCACCTCAAGATTCAGTCCAAGCGATCTGGTGAACAAGGAGAGGACGTTCGTGTGGCACTTCTCGGGCAGGACGGGACAGGTAAATCAACACTTGCTAAATGGCTCTCCCAGCATCTGATGCCAATGCTATCTTATTCTAAGTTTACAGTCTTGACTCACTTTGATATCAGGCAACTGGACACTAAAAGTATCAAGCAATCCCTCGCCACATGGAATCAGCATATTGTCATTATAGAGGATATTCATGAGCTTTTAGACCATGAGCTTGACAGAGACAAGTTGAGATACATTCTAAATGCAAGCTCTGGCCAGCCCATTTCAATACTGATGACTTCTAACAGCCCCAGTTTAGATGTTTTAAAACAGAAATTATCCCTTACTAAGAGCCACTGGCACGAGATCCTGCTTGAAAATTTTTCGGCAAAGACTATTGCTGAGATTTTAGATAGGCTGCTCAGCGATCATAAGCTACTTTCTGAACCTGAGGCCAAAACAACCCTCGTCGATGAAGTGATTGCAAGATCAAAACATAAGGGTTTTGCCAACTTTCATGACATTCATCGAACGCTAGATAGAGTTCTTTTTCAACAGAGTCAGCGCTTAAGCAAAAAAGACCTGAACCTCCTGGAAGACGAAGAGATACATGAAATTATATACAGTGACGTAACCATGGACCCAAACGATGAGGGTCGCTATGAGGATTTAGTCCAAAAATCTGAAGAGCAAAGAGAAGGCCCTTTTGATGCGCTCTACCGCTTGATCGGCTTGGAAAGTGTTAAAAATGAACTGCTGAAGCTTTCCCAATACATGAAGATATCTCTACTACGAAAGAAAGGTGGCAAGAAGCCATCGCTCCATATGGTCTTTACTGGTTTTCCAGGCACTGGTAAAACGACTGTTGCTCGACTGGTAGGAGCTATCTTAAGCGACATTGGCTATCTCCGCACTGGCCATCTCGTTGAAGTTGAACGGGCCCAACTTGTTGGTGAGTATATTGGTCAAACAGCGGTCAAGACCAAGAAAAAAGTGGAAGAAGCATTGGGGGGCATTCTTTTCGTTGACGAAGCCTACACCTTGTATCGCGGAGACGGTAAGGATAGCTATGGCCAAGAAGCCATTGACACCATATTAAAGAACATGGAAGACCATCGCGGCGACCTAGTTGTCATTCTTGCTGGTTACCCGACAGAGATGGCTACATTTCTAAGCTCCAATCCGGGCCTTCCCAGTCGATTTCCCTTACACATAAACTTCCCTAACTATAGTCGTAGGGAGCTTTCCCAGATTGCTGAACTCTTAGCTAAAAATGAAGGCTTTGTTCTAGCCCCAGACGCTACTAATAAGCTATTGGATATAGTAGACTTAAATAGAGGTAAGGAAGAATTTGGGAATGCTCGAGACGTTCGTAATTTACTGGAAAAGTCCTATCGCAACCATGCATCGCGACTAAGTACCCTTGGGGATATTTCTAAGTTGAATCACGAAACTCTCAACACCATCGAGAGCGAGGACATCCATTGA
- a CDS encoding toxic anion resistance protein encodes MSTQTNQLNPAQGDALKQELDFGLSQPQEKSEVENQLEGIASDHADKLTNFDNSDLTRQEDIKVAVESMALELQKQAAKQSAMLKQPLNTIKHRSEDGGDVAKALIDLKVQVEDLDPARFDFDAGFVTRFLGYIPGIGGPIKRYFSKYESAQTVIAATIKSIELGRSLLERDNITLKEDQKRMREMTKKLERAVILGQLIDNKIVYKLEREISTDDPKRKFIEEEILFALRQRIQDLQQQLAVNQQGVLAMEIVIRNNKELIRGVNRALNVTVSALQTAVTVALALNNQKIVLDKVGALTQTTDNLIANTAKRLKTQGAEIHKAASSTALNMDTLKSAFADINAALDDISNFRLKALPQMAENIIEMDKLTKDAEDKIQKMEKANRAKPTLTIDPEV; translated from the coding sequence ATCAACTCAACCCAGCACAAGGTGATGCACTAAAACAAGAGCTAGATTTTGGACTTTCGCAACCTCAAGAGAAGTCTGAGGTTGAAAACCAACTGGAAGGAATAGCTAGTGACCACGCTGACAAACTCACAAACTTTGATAACAGCGACTTAACCCGTCAGGAGGACATCAAAGTTGCTGTGGAGTCGATGGCCTTAGAACTCCAAAAACAAGCTGCCAAACAAAGCGCGATGCTGAAGCAACCTCTCAATACGATCAAGCACAGAAGTGAAGATGGTGGTGATGTTGCAAAAGCCCTAATCGACTTGAAGGTTCAAGTGGAAGATCTAGACCCAGCTCGATTTGATTTTGATGCGGGTTTTGTCACTCGATTCCTGGGCTATATCCCAGGAATCGGAGGGCCCATCAAGCGTTACTTTAGCAAGTATGAAAGCGCACAAACAGTGATTGCAGCCACAATCAAATCGATTGAATTAGGGCGATCTCTGCTGGAGAGAGACAATATCACCCTCAAGGAAGATCAAAAACGTATGCGTGAGATGACCAAGAAGCTTGAGCGAGCTGTGATTCTCGGGCAATTGATCGATAACAAGATCGTCTACAAACTCGAACGAGAGATCTCTACAGATGATCCGAAGCGGAAGTTTATCGAAGAAGAGATTCTCTTCGCCTTGAGACAAAGAATCCAAGACCTTCAGCAACAGCTCGCCGTCAACCAACAAGGTGTGCTTGCCATGGAGATTGTGATACGCAACAACAAAGAGCTGATCAGAGGTGTTAACAGAGCGCTCAATGTTACGGTTTCAGCACTTCAAACAGCTGTAACTGTCGCATTGGCTCTCAACAATCAAAAGATCGTGCTCGATAAGGTTGGAGCACTTACACAAACCACTGATAACCTTATCGCCAATACAGCCAAACGCTTAAAAACACAGGGAGCTGAAATCCACAAGGCAGCTTCGTCAACAGCGCTCAACATGGACACCCTAAAGTCTGCCTTTGCTGATATCAACGCTGCCTTGGATGATATCTCCAACTTCAGACTAAAGGCCCTCCCTCAGATGGCAGAAAATATCATTGAGATGGATAAGCTAACGAAAGATGCGGAAGACAAGATCCAAAAAATGGAAAAGGCTAACCGGGCTAAACCCACGTTAACCATCGATCCTGAGGTATAA